A window from Primulina huaijiensis isolate GDHJ02 chromosome 11, ASM1229523v2, whole genome shotgun sequence encodes these proteins:
- the LOC140988083 gene encoding stearoyl-[acyl-carrier-protein] 9-desaturase, chloroplastic yields the protein MALKLNAIKCHPQSYPYSALPPIASFRSPKFFMASTLSSGSKEITVKKPFNPPREVHVQVTHSMPPQKIELFKSMEDWAENNILVHLKPVEKCWQPQDFLPDPVSDGFHDQVKELRERAKELPDDYFVVLIGDMITEEALPTYQTMLNTLDGVRDETGASPTPWAIWTRAWTAEENRHGDLLNKYLYLCGRVDMRQIEKTIQYLIGSGMDPRTENNPYLGFIYTSFQERATFISHGNTARLAREHGDIKLAQICGTIAADEKRHETAYTKITEKLFEIDPDGTVMAFADMMRKKISMPAHLMYDGRDDNLFEHFSAVAQRLGVYTAKDYADILEHLVNRWKVASITGLSAEGKKAQDYVCGLPPRIRRLEERAQGRAKQASKIPFSWIYDREVLL from the exons ATGGCTTTGAAGCTGAATGCCATCAAGTGCCACCCTCAAAGTTACCCTTATTCCGCCCTTCCGCCGATTGCCAGCTTCAGATCTCCCAAGTTTTTCATGGCTTCCACTCTTAGCTCTGGTTCAAA GGAGATTACGGTCAAAAAGCCTTTCAATCCGCCACGTGAGGTTCATGTTCAAGTTACACACTCGATGCCACCTCAAAAGATTGAGCTTTTCAAATCCATGGAAGATTGGGCTGAGAATAACATACTGGTTCACCTTAAGCCAGTAGAGAAGTGTTGGCAACCTCAGGATTTCTTGCCCGATCCTGTTTCTGATGGATTTCATGATCAGGTCAAGGAATTAAGGGAAAGAGCAAAAGAACTTCCAGATGATTATTTTGTTGTTCTGATTGGAGACATGATCACGGAAGAAGCACTTCCAACGTACCAAACAATGCTTAATACCTTAGATGGTGTACGGGATGAAACAGGTGCGAGCCCAACTCCCTGGGCAATTTGGACGAGGGCGTGGACTGCTGAGGAAAATAGGCATGGAGACCTTCTAAATAAATATCTCTACCTATGTGGACGTGTAGACATGAGACAGATTGAGAAGACTATACAGTATCTGATCGGGTCAGGAATG GACCCAAGGACAGAGAACAATCCATACCTTGGATTTATCTATACATCCTTTCAAGAAAGGGCTACTTTTATCTCCCATGGAAACACTGCCCGACTTGCGAGGGAGCACGGGGACATAAAACTGGCTCAAATATGCGGTACCATTGCTGCAGATGAGAAGCGCCATGAGACTGCATACACCAAGATAACCGAGAAGCTATTTGAGATCGATCCAGATGGAACGGTGATGGCCTTTGCCGACATGATGAGGAAGAAGATATCTATGCCAGCCCACTTGATGTATGATGGCCGTGATGATAACCTTTTCGAACACTTTTCTGCCGTTGCTCAGAGACTCGGTGTCTACACAGCTAAAGACTACGCAGACATCCTGGAACACTTGGTCAACAGATGGAAAGTGGCAAGTATAACCGGACTTTCCGCAGAAGGGAAGAAAGCACAGGATTATGTATGTGGGTTGCCTCCAAGAATCCGAAGGCTAGAGGAACGAGCTCAAGGAAGGGCCAAACAAGCATCGAAAATCCCATTTAGCTGGATATATGATCGAGAGGTACTGCTCTGA
- the LOC140988220 gene encoding uncharacterized protein has product MDYIAAAEERLVNERLRQKLNEVNIAAHSHLSGVQDHIEFTLQQAYFKCAHECFDRRKNKEEIGNCVEHCSAPVINAQNLVENEMANFQERLSRSLRVCQDKFDTAKVQGDGNNAMKNLESCVDMSVEDGINMMPHLAGKLKAHLSIKD; this is encoded by the exons ATGGATTACATAGCCGCAGCTGAAGAGAGATTGGTCAACGAAAGATTGAGGCAGAAGCTCAATGAAGTTAACATCGCTGCGCATTCACATCTCTCCGGTGTACAGGATCACATCGAATTCACCCTCCAG CAAGCCTACTTTAAGTGTGCACACGAGTGTTTCGACAGGAGGAAGAATAAAGAAGAAATCGGTAACTGTGTAGAGCATTGCAGTGCTCCTGTTATCAACGCACAGAATCTTGTTGAAAATGAGATGGCCAACTTTCAA GAACGGTTAAGCAGGTCTCTAAGGGTTTGCCAAGACAAATTTGACACAGCTAAGGTTCAGGGTGACGGCAATAATGCGATGAAAAATTTGGAGTCATGTGTTGACATGTCTGTTGAAGACGGCATCAACATGATGCCTCACCTTGCTGGCAAATTGAAGGCACATCTCTCAATCAAAGATTAG
- the LOC140988468 gene encoding LOW QUALITY PROTEIN: uncharacterized protein (The sequence of the model RefSeq protein was modified relative to this genomic sequence to represent the inferred CDS: substituted 1 base at 1 genomic stop codon): protein MEVIDVSQVSGCRALAPKTKNLLVAGGLSGFVFGVXFYTMRAVGGTDELQLAIDKFEEQKHKNETKPNCCIFCKSNVSFVF from the exons ATGGAGGTGATTGATGTCAGTCAAG TTTCTGGATGCCGTGCCCTCGCTCCAAAGACAAAGAATCTGCTTGTTGCTGGAGGCCTATCGGGTTTTGTCTTTGGGGTGTAGTTCTATACTATGAGGGCTGTTGGTGGTACTGATGAACTTCAGCTAGCGATTGACAAATTTGAAGAGCAGAAACATAAAAATGAGACAAAGCCTAACTGTTGTATTTTTTGTAAATCGaatgtttcttttgttttttag
- the LOC140987937 gene encoding uncharacterized protein isoform X2 — protein sequence MAEQQHGSPPADGRTLIWVADGIFMPEHNKVIRFLTAQFSLQTCDEGNSWKNVTEEQRQWYWEEFAKKYTWPDHLDATIRQLWYKNIATQYHRTIHSWRSAGRHPQTVSNKRWASWMLAWNEEMWLDRAAKNKENGNSEPTGPGTGTTKHVAGSKTYSGHSPKLQAMQANMNESLTPLDDGTIPSQPSSEEVNSMVVGGSKKGRTYGFGSVASTFYPDQMARRPRGGSSSSSGGSQDMERMREEWETQKRVNEHLRIDLKATQITLEATQHENTSLKDRMTILEDQVRQLVAGLPQPQPHPHPRTSRRVLYGRGSSNRGRALAGSSHFDDSYATGSSHRRRSGKGLMYLLEYIPPSQDFGHDDGDGDSDDAYDDDETRSP from the exons ATGGCGGAGCAGCAACACGGATCCCCTCCGGCTGATGGTCGTACTCTGATATGGGTCGCAGACGGCAT ATTTATGCCGGAACACAACAAGGTTATCCGGTTTCTTACTGCACAGTTTTCGTTGCAGACATGCGACGAAGGCAATTCATGGAAGAATGTTACCGAAGAACAGCGACAATGGTATTGGGAGGAGTTCGCT AAAAAATATACATGGCCAGATCATCTCGACGCTACCATCAGACAGCTATGGTACAAGAACATAGCTACACAGTATCATCGTACTATTCACTCGTGGAGGAGTGCTGGTCGTCATCCGCAAACAGTCAGCAACAAACGCTGGGCTTCATGGATGTTGGCATGGAATGAGGAGATGTGGCTGGATAGGGCAGCCAAGAACAAGGAAAACGGGAATAGCGAGCCAACAGGTCCTGGGACTGGGACTACAAAGCACGTTGCTGGCTCGAAGACTTACAGCGGACATAGCCCGAAATTG CAAGCTATGCAGGCTAACATGAACGAGTCTTTGACACCTCTCGACGATGGGACGATTCCTAGTCAGCCTAGTTCGGAAGAGGTGAACAGCATGGTCGTCGGTGGATCGAAAAAGGGACGAACGTATGGATTCGGTTCCGTGGCCTCCACGTTCTATCCAGATCAGATGGCTCGACGTCCACGTGGAGGTTCAAGCAGTTCGAGTGGAGGGTCTCAGGATATGGAGAGGATGCGAGAGGAGTGGGAGACACAGAAAAGAGTTAATGAGCATCTCCGTATCGACCTGAAGGCGACGCAGATCACTCTGGAGGCGACCCAACATGAGAATACCTCGTTGAAGGATAGGATGACGATTTTGGAGGACCAGGTACGTCAACTCGTCGCTGGATTACCGCAGCCACAGCCGCATCCGCACCCACGTACATCCCGACGAGTTCTGTATGGTCGAGGCTCATCTAACAGAGGACGCGCTTTAGCAGGGTCATCACATTTTGATGATTCATACGCAACTGGATCATCACATCGTCGACGTTCGGGCAAGGGCCTGATGTACTTGCTTGAGTACATCCCACCATCACAGGACTTTGGTCACGACGACGGTGATGGCGATAGCGACGACGCATACGATGATGATGAGACTCGGTCTCCTTAG
- the LOC140987937 gene encoding uncharacterized protein isoform X1 has protein sequence MAEQQHGSPPADGRTLIWVADGIFMPEHNKVIRFLTAQFSLQTCDEGNSWKNVTEEQRQWYWEEFAKKYTWPDHLDATIRQLWYKNIATQYHRTIHSWRSAGRHPQTVSNKRWASWMLAWNEEMWLDRAAKNKENGNSEPTGPGTGTTKHVAGSKTYSGHSPKLVKQHGKDPTSWELYVHTHRHDDGSFVDERSRLVDQAMQANMNESLTPLDDGTIPSQPSSEEVNSMVVGGSKKGRTYGFGSVASTFYPDQMARRPRGGSSSSSGGSQDMERMREEWETQKRVNEHLRIDLKATQITLEATQHENTSLKDRMTILEDQVRQLVAGLPQPQPHPHPRTSRRVLYGRGSSNRGRALAGSSHFDDSYATGSSHRRRSGKGLMYLLEYIPPSQDFGHDDGDGDSDDAYDDDETRSP, from the exons ATGGCGGAGCAGCAACACGGATCCCCTCCGGCTGATGGTCGTACTCTGATATGGGTCGCAGACGGCAT ATTTATGCCGGAACACAACAAGGTTATCCGGTTTCTTACTGCACAGTTTTCGTTGCAGACATGCGACGAAGGCAATTCATGGAAGAATGTTACCGAAGAACAGCGACAATGGTATTGGGAGGAGTTCGCT AAAAAATATACATGGCCAGATCATCTCGACGCTACCATCAGACAGCTATGGTACAAGAACATAGCTACACAGTATCATCGTACTATTCACTCGTGGAGGAGTGCTGGTCGTCATCCGCAAACAGTCAGCAACAAACGCTGGGCTTCATGGATGTTGGCATGGAATGAGGAGATGTGGCTGGATAGGGCAGCCAAGAACAAGGAAAACGGGAATAGCGAGCCAACAGGTCCTGGGACTGGGACTACAAAGCACGTTGCTGGCTCGAAGACTTACAGCGGACATAGCCCGAAATTGGTAA AACAACATGGTAAAGATCCTACGTCGTGGGAGTTATATGTTCACACACATCGACACGACGACGGATCGTTTGTCGACGAGCGTTCACGACTTGTCGAT CAAGCTATGCAGGCTAACATGAACGAGTCTTTGACACCTCTCGACGATGGGACGATTCCTAGTCAGCCTAGTTCGGAAGAGGTGAACAGCATGGTCGTCGGTGGATCGAAAAAGGGACGAACGTATGGATTCGGTTCCGTGGCCTCCACGTTCTATCCAGATCAGATGGCTCGACGTCCACGTGGAGGTTCAAGCAGTTCGAGTGGAGGGTCTCAGGATATGGAGAGGATGCGAGAGGAGTGGGAGACACAGAAAAGAGTTAATGAGCATCTCCGTATCGACCTGAAGGCGACGCAGATCACTCTGGAGGCGACCCAACATGAGAATACCTCGTTGAAGGATAGGATGACGATTTTGGAGGACCAGGTACGTCAACTCGTCGCTGGATTACCGCAGCCACAGCCGCATCCGCACCCACGTACATCCCGACGAGTTCTGTATGGTCGAGGCTCATCTAACAGAGGACGCGCTTTAGCAGGGTCATCACATTTTGATGATTCATACGCAACTGGATCATCACATCGTCGACGTTCGGGCAAGGGCCTGATGTACTTGCTTGAGTACATCCCACCATCACAGGACTTTGGTCACGACGACGGTGATGGCGATAGCGACGACGCATACGATGATGATGAGACTCGGTCTCCTTAG
- the LOC140987937 gene encoding uncharacterized protein isoform X3 has protein sequence MGRRRHTCDEGNSWKNVTEEQRQWYWEEFAKKYTWPDHLDATIRQLWYKNIATQYHRTIHSWRSAGRHPQTVSNKRWASWMLAWNEEMWLDRAAKNKENGNSEPTGPGTGTTKHVAGSKTYSGHSPKLVKQHGKDPTSWELYVHTHRHDDGSFVDERSRLVDQAMQANMNESLTPLDDGTIPSQPSSEEVNSMVVGGSKKGRTYGFGSVASTFYPDQMARRPRGGSSSSSGGSQDMERMREEWETQKRVNEHLRIDLKATQITLEATQHENTSLKDRMTILEDQVRQLVAGLPQPQPHPHPRTSRRVLYGRGSSNRGRALAGSSHFDDSYATGSSHRRRSGKGLMYLLEYIPPSQDFGHDDGDGDSDDAYDDDETRSP, from the exons ATGGGTCGCAGACGGCAT ACATGCGACGAAGGCAATTCATGGAAGAATGTTACCGAAGAACAGCGACAATGGTATTGGGAGGAGTTCGCT AAAAAATATACATGGCCAGATCATCTCGACGCTACCATCAGACAGCTATGGTACAAGAACATAGCTACACAGTATCATCGTACTATTCACTCGTGGAGGAGTGCTGGTCGTCATCCGCAAACAGTCAGCAACAAACGCTGGGCTTCATGGATGTTGGCATGGAATGAGGAGATGTGGCTGGATAGGGCAGCCAAGAACAAGGAAAACGGGAATAGCGAGCCAACAGGTCCTGGGACTGGGACTACAAAGCACGTTGCTGGCTCGAAGACTTACAGCGGACATAGCCCGAAATTGGTAA AACAACATGGTAAAGATCCTACGTCGTGGGAGTTATATGTTCACACACATCGACACGACGACGGATCGTTTGTCGACGAGCGTTCACGACTTGTCGAT CAAGCTATGCAGGCTAACATGAACGAGTCTTTGACACCTCTCGACGATGGGACGATTCCTAGTCAGCCTAGTTCGGAAGAGGTGAACAGCATGGTCGTCGGTGGATCGAAAAAGGGACGAACGTATGGATTCGGTTCCGTGGCCTCCACGTTCTATCCAGATCAGATGGCTCGACGTCCACGTGGAGGTTCAAGCAGTTCGAGTGGAGGGTCTCAGGATATGGAGAGGATGCGAGAGGAGTGGGAGACACAGAAAAGAGTTAATGAGCATCTCCGTATCGACCTGAAGGCGACGCAGATCACTCTGGAGGCGACCCAACATGAGAATACCTCGTTGAAGGATAGGATGACGATTTTGGAGGACCAGGTACGTCAACTCGTCGCTGGATTACCGCAGCCACAGCCGCATCCGCACCCACGTACATCCCGACGAGTTCTGTATGGTCGAGGCTCATCTAACAGAGGACGCGCTTTAGCAGGGTCATCACATTTTGATGATTCATACGCAACTGGATCATCACATCGTCGACGTTCGGGCAAGGGCCTGATGTACTTGCTTGAGTACATCCCACCATCACAGGACTTTGGTCACGACGACGGTGATGGCGATAGCGACGACGCATACGATGATGATGAGACTCGGTCTCCTTAG